aaaagcttgagactgagtggttaaagtcgtgatccaaagcaaaagagtgtgcttaagaactcaggacacctctaattggggacttgagcaaagctaagtcacaatctgaaaaggttcacccagttatgtgtctgtggcatttatgtatccgatggtaatattggaaaacaaagtgcttagggccacggccaagactcataaagtagctgtgttcaagaatcaacatactaaactaggagaatcaataatactatctgaattctgagttcctatggatgtcaatcattctgaatttcaaaggataaagtgagatgccaagactgttcggaagcaaaaagctactagtcccgctcatctaattagaatctgagcttcacttaaaactctgagatactattgcttcttgatttctttttatcctattttatttatctagttgcttgaggacaagcaacagtttaagtttggtgttgtaatgagcggatattttatacgctttttgggggtaatttcatatagtttttagtatgttttagctagtttttagtatatttttattagtttttaggcaaaattcatatttctagactttactatgagtttgtgtgtttttctatgattttgggtattttttggctgaaattgagggagctgagcaaaaatctgattcaggctgaaaaaggactgctgatgttgttggattctgacctccctgcactcggaatagattttttggcaCTACATGAGTCCAATTGGCtcactctcaattgggttggaaagtagacatccatggctttccagcaatatataatagtttatactttgcgcgaaaataaatgacataaactggcgtttaacgccaattccatgttgcattctggcgttgaacgccaaaaacaggttacaagttggagttgaacgccagaaacaggttacaacctgatgtttaactccaaaaacagcccaggcacgtgagaagctcaagtctcagccccaacacacaccaagtgggccccagaagtggatttctgcactatccatcttagtttacttattttctgtaaacataggttactagcttagtatttaaaacaacttttagagatttattttgcatctcataacattttagatctaaactttgtactctttgacggcatgagtctctaaactccattgttgggggtgaggagctctgcagcgtctcgatgaattaaggcaattatttctgtttccccttcaaacacgcttgcttctatctaagatactgattcgtacttaaccatgatgaatgtgatgatctgtgacactcatcaccattctcaacccatgaacgtgtatttgataaccacctccgttctacattagattgaatgagtatctcttaaattccttaatcagaatcttcgtggtataagctagaatccactgacagcatccttgagaatccggaaggtctaaaccttgtctgtggtattccgagtaggattcaaggattggatgactgtgacaagcttcaaacttgcaagtgttgagcgtagtgacagacgcaaaaggatcaatggatcctattccgacatgatcgagaacccacagatgattagccgtgctgtgacagagcatttggaccattttcactgagaggatgggaagtagccattgacaacagtgacgccctacatacagcttgccatggaaggagccttgcatgtttgaaagtaagaaagcattatgttacagggattcagaagacaaagcatctccaaaactccaacatatactccattattgcgtaacagttacttattttatgccctttcactttttacaattaaaactaaagaaCCTTATTGGTATcatgactaagaataataagataaccatagcttgcttcaagccaacaatctctgtgggattcgacccttactcacgtaacgtattacttggacggcccagtgcacttgctggttagttgtgcggaattacatagtgtgagtgtaattttcgtgcaccagtaacTGAGATGGAATGGTTGGAAGATGGGGTGGGATTGGTGGCTGGTGGATTGATATTACCTTGTCTCCTTGGGAGAAACCTTCTGTAGGCACCTTATTATTTCTCCATCCCCTTGGCAATTTCTTTACATCTCTTTTCTCTTCGTCCATTAGTGCTCCATTGACTCTTGTGTTAGGGAGATCCTTGTTAGCTGCTCTTCCTAATTCTCGTGGCTTCAGCTCTTCCTTGAACTCCATTGGTTGCTTCAtctcttgagtttcttgtttATCTATCAAGGGAAACTCCAGATGCTTGTCTGGTGGTTCATTGCTATTCTCATTTAGAAAGCTCTCCCTATAttcttccttcaatttctttctCTCTTGTGCAGATTCATGCATGGGCTTGAAGACCTGCAAAGtgagctgctcatcatgtattTTCAGTATCAACTCTCCTTGTTCTACATCAATGAGTGCTCGACCAgtggctagaaatggtcttccaagAATAATGGGATAAAGGTAGCTTTCCTCCATGTCCAGAACAACAAAGTCTGTGGGGAGAAAGTAGTTTTCCACTTTCACCAACACATTTTCAACTATTCCTTCAGCCTACTTCTGAGTTTTATCAGCCAGTTGTATGATTACATCCGTGGATCTCAGCTTATTGACTTGCAACTTCTTCACAAGAGACAGAGGCATTACATTTATACTAGCTCCTAGATCACAAAatcctctgtcaatttttgTTTCTCCTATGACACATGGAATatgaaagctccctggatctttcTTCTTCAGGAGCACGTCCTTCTTAATGAGAGCTCTACATTTCTTGTTCATTGTCACTGTTTGTCCCCCTTTTAAAGTTCATTTCCTAGTCAGTAGCTCTTTCATACACTTGATGTATGTAGGCATCTATTGGAGAGTTTTGATAAAGGGAATGTTGACACTGAGAGATGCGAACACATCTAGGAATCTTGAATATGACATTTCTTTATCACCTCCTCTGAGCCTCTGAGGAAATGGTGCCTTTGGCAAATAAGATTTCGGCATTTCCTTCCTTGTTGCTTTTTTCCCTTGTATAGATACAGCTCCTTGTTCCTTTTTCTCCATGTTTCTCTCGGAACTTTCTTGGCTATGCTCTGTTGGCTTACTGGTTTCTTCTTTCAGGATTTCTTTATTTGCAAGAGCAATTACCTTACACTCTTCTCATCTCACCTTCTTCATttcctctcttggatttttCTCTATGTCACTTGGGAAACTATCAGTGAACTTCGGAATCTGCTGTGAAAGATGTCCTATTTGAGATTCGAGGTTCTTAATAACCTCTCCTCGGCTATTTATACTACCCCTCACTTCTTCCCAGAATTTTTTCATGGCTTCAGACTCTTTGCAAAGATTGGCAATCATAGCTTCCATTTTGGCCATTCTATCTTCATCATGTGGTGATGGTTGGTTGGAATTTGGGTGTTGAGAGTGGTCGTTGTGGCTTTGGTATGGTTGTTGTGAATAAGTATTTTGTGTGGTCTGGTATGGTCTTTGTTTGGAGTTTTGGTGAATGGAGTTGTTATATTGAGTTGGATTGTGTAGTCTgtggtcttggccttggtttTGTTGGttcccccacccaaagtttaGGTGGTTTTTCCAACCAGAGTTATAGGTTTTAGAATACGGATTATTAGCATCCTCCCAGTTAACTCCTTCTTCTGTCTCCAACTCTTCTTGAGGTGATGGTTGAGTATGGATTTCTGCGGCCTGATTCTTCTCCATTTGCTTAGTCAATTTAGCCAGTTACTTGGTAatcatcttgttctgagccaggaTTGCATCCATATGGTTTAATTCTAGGACTCCCCTGTTGTTGCTTCTGTCTGAGGCATAAAAGTACTCGTTGTCAGCCACTATTTCTATCACAtcaatggcttcttcaatggtcttcttttTGTTTAGGAAACCTCCAGATGAGTGGTCTACAGCCTTCTACAATTCATGATTCAacccttcataaaagatatggATCTGCACCCACTTATTAAACATATCAGGGGGCATTTCCTTGTTAAATCCTTGAATCTCTTCCAAGCTTGATAAATTGTATCACCATCCTGCTGTCTGAATGTCTGTACTTCCGTTCTTAGCCTATTTACTTTTTGTGGAGGGTAGAACCTTGTCAAGAATCTGCTCATTACATCTTCCCAGGTGGTCAAGCTTTCCTTTGGAAATGATTCTAGCCATTTTGATGCTTTGTCCCTCAAAGAaaatggaaacagtagtaaGCTATAAGTGTCaggatgaacaccattagatTTAACTATGTCACATATCCTTTGGAATTTAGTGAGATGCTCATTAGGATCCTCTAGGAAACTCCCTCCAAAAGAGCAGTTGTTCTGGACAAGAGTTATGAGCTAGGGTTTCAATTCGAAGTTATTAGCATTGATAGTTGGCTTTTGAATGCTGCTACCACAGTttcctgggtttggattgatgtatgATCCCAGAACTCTCCTCTCTTGTCCCGCAGGGTTGGCTCCACCTCTTCTGACATGATTATTCACCTCTCCTTCCTGATGGTTTTCCATATCATCCTCCATGGTTATATCCaaatcttcctcctcttcttctgcACCAACAGTCCTctttcctcttgcttccctccttaatctcaGAAAGGTTATTTCGGGTTCACTATCAAATGAGGTTGAGGCCTCTCTTATACCTGTCATATAATGAACAAGTACAACAAACAGCAAATGCAGAGTCCACTAATACAGAGTATAGTTAGCTTGGTTAGAGCAATTTATCAAATAGTTCGTGGGTTAGTGAGTTAGTTTTCTGGaaagtaaaagagaatgaagaaattaaggaaaagcaactaaaattgcagaaaaattaaaatgaacagCTGAAATTAAAAACTCCATtaaccaaaagaaaagaaaagtgctcaatctagttatcctccaatttagtaattgtcaatacaaaatcaatccccgacaacggcgccataaatGTGATACGCTCGGAAACCATCTCTCAACAAGTTTcctaccggcaagtgcaccggtttgtcgtcaagtaaaaaactcacaatagagtgaggtcaaatcccacagggattggtaGATCGATCAATTATAATTGGTGAATTGTGCTAGTTGAGCGAAATCAGATTtggttgagaattgcagaaagtaaattggcgggaaacttaaattgcatgaaattgaatgacaaaatcttaaattgcaaaaaattaaatgacagaatcttaaattgctggaaaataaatgggaatggggattaAGCATGAAATTAAGGAAGCAGAATATAAAAGAATGCGTAGATCAGAGTGtggaaatcattgggttcaggagatgtatAATTTTCCAgatcaaattcattctcatctctttcgcaatcaatgcattcattgatctccttggcaatcttaagtgattggatcccaattccttggctcaccaatctctctaagcatgaacaattgcccaattccttgatttaagtgctcatgggaagagatgaagtttggtcactgattataccacacaaattcatagatcaaagtgttggtaggattacatgtcactatatccatccaaaccccaatctaatccaatgtgagaaagcatttctagcatgatctcctcaatcctcttccaaggttctgaggagatccaattatgaaaagcttctttcccaagataactatccaatcagatgaagaacgaaagctttctagcaaaattaagagaaaaaaataagaagatgaatgaaaactaatgttgatccattgaattacacagagctccctaactaaatgaaaggggtttagttgttcatagctctcaaaatggaaatttgaattaaaatatacattctgaattcaaaatgaaaagtgCAGTAAGtgtagaaaaatagaaaaaatgggAAAAGCTCCTCtctaacttaaattctaagctatttatacactttcttccaTTCATCTTCAATCTCTGAATTGGGCTtttggccttgatggaattggatTGAAAATGGCTCCAATTGGTTTCCGTTGCTGTTGAGAAGAGATCTGTTTGAATTGTGAATTCTGATGCTtcacgttggagttaacgtttGATGCGCAAAGTTGACTCAAACACCATTTAGAGCGAAATTAGAAAAACCAGAAAGTCATTGGCGTTTGACTCAACGTTGGAGGGCCAACGTTCTGctaacccacgcgtacgcgtgctgtcgCGTCTACGCGCTTGGGTCAAAATTCACATCTACACGTGCGCGTCATGTACACATGTGCGTAGATGCTCAAAATTCACATATACGCGAGCGCGCCAttgtactttttcaaaataagaatTTCAGATTCAAGATTGCGCATGTTGGCTTTCACGTTTAAGGTAACGTTTGGGGTCCAACCTTGCATATCCACGCATATACGCACAGCACGCGTGCACGTGGATTGCAAGAAATTCCCATCCGCATCTATGCGTGTagcatgcgtgcgcgtcgctgcaATTTTTCAGAGTCTCCAGAGAGCTCATTTCTTTACCATGTTAGGGTTATCGTTGCATGTCCAATGCTCCCTCAAATGTGAACATCAGTTAATCATGTAGAGACTTGCTTTGCCCCTCTTCCAACGTTGGAGGCGACGTTGGTGGTCCAACTaggccaccaacgttgcttcttcttcatcttctccaagCTCCTTCTCCAACCTTCCTCTATACTTtctttcacctatcatcaaccaacatATGCATCAAAGCTTTGCTAAAGTCATGAGAATTCTAATCATTCTTATCACACAAGTAATTATAGCATAATTTTCAtgaaatttcatcaaattaatCATAATTTGATGAATCTAGGTATGCATGAATTTCTACCCAAATTGCTTACTTATAACTCAAGAAAGTCCATAAAACctattaaaaacaaagaaaaaggctagtaaaactagcctaagatgccttgacATCAGCTATCACTGGTCAAATTCATATGCACAGGCCCATCAGCAGACACAAGTCTGTTCACAGGTGATGTATCCAAAGTATCTACAGAAAGTCTAGACTACTCTCTGGTCTATGCACCAGACGAAGGTGATGAAACCGGCTCTAATGGAACATTCCACTTAGACACATGCTGCTCAACTGGGTCCGGCAGGGGAATAACCTGGTCCTCGGGCTGTACAGGATGAGAGTGTCTAGGTTCATATGAAACAGATTATGTGGAGCATCCAAATGAAGCCAAGATAAAGGAAACTCGTAGGGGGCGTCAGGGTCAAAGAAAGGAGTGTTGATCAGATTCTGGAAAGGATGGTCATGTAACACATACAGTCGTACTCGAAGCTCAGCGGCTACTATGTAGAAAATGTAATGCATCGGGTCCTCGTATATGTAGGGATCGTCCAACTCATAGAAGATCACTCCCGTCTCCATctaaagaaggaaaataagggTTAAGAACTAGGAAGTCCCTAGTTGGGTCGGGATAGCTAGTTAGGTTCATTTTATTAAATACTCAGCTATAGCAACAGTCAACAAGCACAACCAGGCATAATAATTAAAGAGCATAGAAATCAGATGTAACACACACATAATTACAGAAaacacaattcacaaaaaatatgcacaaacaaTCATAATGCATGCCTATTCCTAGTGCAGGTAATAAGCTCATCTATTGGTTTCTACCCACTCCCGACATAACCGAGCAACTTTTGTCTGAGCTTGACTTTCCATTTAGTATAACCTCTGTAAACAACATCTACCTTACAGGTGCGACTTTCTTGAGCTAATGTGCGCAaacataacctctgtaagcaacctctgtcttataGTTGCGGCTCATTCCTAGCTAATGTATGTATTGATAATCTCTGTAAGGACACCACCTTACAGGTGCGACCCTCTATGGATGATGTATCCTTAGAAAGCAACTTCTCAGTGAAATTACCACCATACATTTGCTCGTTTTCACCAATAAACAACCATCTCAGCTCGTTCTCAGTGTCAAACAATATTTCtgctcattttctttctttttttcttctattttttcttttttcagtcttttactttattattcTCAATATATCAAATCTTGTTCGCACTATTCTCTGGCATTTCCCTAAATGTCTTATGAAAAGAGGATTGTATGATTCTCAACATAACTCTGTATTTCTAATGCTTTTAGAGGatcttattattttacttttcttttcttacttaataaaaataatggcTTTAATACGAATATACTAATTTGATATACAAAAACTAGTTTCATTAAAGCTTTATTCTTTatcttttagaaattatattttaaacctaagcttttaagtattttatttttagcctaatatttttagaaaatattaactaaatctcagatatattaatatttacaaaagtaACCCAGAATTTTTATAGAATGCCCATTTACCTCTGAACTCTTACTTTTTACTCAAaatactccaaaacttatatAATTACAAAATCAACCTCAATCTTTTATCAAATTACAATTTTATTCTCAAAAATAATTGTGTTGGTGATAAAACAGCTCTCCAAAACCGAAACCTTTCTTGTGACTTTCTCCAAAATTTATACTTGATTTTTAATCCATTTTTGAGCTTTATGGTTATCGATTTTTTACAGTTTTACCATCAAACCTCATCAACATTTATCAATATCCCATATTGCAATAGCGCCAAAAGTCATCAATAATACTTCAGTTGTGCTGTTTTCACATGGTCGAACCATAGATCTcaagaaaacaacaataattcaacaaaCTTCAACATAAACTCAATCAAACTCAAATAATAATCAATCAAACTAATATTCACTTATCACATTCATATTTAATCAGAACAAAATTATCAACTCTTACCTTCGTGCGAAAATCACAACAACCGAAGCTCCAGAGAAGGTTTCTGACcaaataattgaaaaagaaaacgtCAAAAAAAATCGACTACTCCATCTTTATCTTACTTGGTTGAACCATACAAGTTTGGAAGAGAGTTTTTACTATCGATTTCTCCCGAACAAAAATAGCGTCAACGTGACGAAAAAGATACGAATACATTAattgaattagattttttatcgGAATTACAAAGTTTAAGAAATCGAACTCGAAAGTTTTTGAAGGGTCACGATTTCTTTCTTCTCACTCgactttatttctcttttttcatccaaaacaaAGCTTGCGCGGCTGAATGATGACGATTAATGGTGTTAATGATGATGCTTTAGTGATTAAGTGACACGTGGAGTTGGATGTCAAACTTTaagatttaaacaaaaatatttaataataaaataaaattagtcaaaaataatcaaaatttatgttagtgaatatttattaattctaataataattaataaatactaaataaaataaattttaatttttttatcttcctATTATTACCCGCTATAAATGCCGGCTGTAAATGcgtcaaaaaaaaatttaccttaaataaatgaatattaCATTCTCTTGAAGACATTATAACATGAGCAATGCTAgaggccagcaatttttgtgattgttagccatcaactaaccatcaataatgatttgatggtgtgagattggtatgagatttcatccaatggttcaccttcctctgctggttacatgctggccaaaattcaataaaaaccTTTTCTTTATAACATTCGCATACAAAACACAGACGTGGCCATAAAGTAGTTAAACTGTATATAAAAGTTCATGAGTACTGGTCAGGGATGACAGCGGAGGTTGATCGCAGGATGCAATAtaaactaaataataaaaaggatgaGGGGAGATGAAGAGGTCATTGGCCCCAACCCACTgaacatgattttttttttttttttttcaagttaacAAGCAAGCAAGCAACAAGGGGACGGGGTAGTGTTGTTGAGGTGCCTAGGTTCATTGTAGCGACAATTCCACATTCCAAAAAGGCAAAAAGCATAACGAAAGATGTATTGTTTACGAAGACAGAATCAAAGAGAAAGACAAGCAGGGCAATGGACTAAGCCATTTTCATTGCAATTAGGGCACCTTTCCTTGGAAGGAAGCTTGCAGCTGCCACCACAATCCAAACAAGGAACAAACCTGACTCCACCGCACCCTCCACACGCCTGCCTACCAAGGCCTCTCTCGACACCACTCGCATTCAGAATCCTTCTGAGTCGACCCGTCTCTTGCAGCTCCACCAACTCGCTCAACCCACCAACGTACCTTCCCTTCACGAAAACTCGAGGCAGCCGAACCTGCTCCTCTTCCCGCAGCACCTCCTTCAGCTCCCGAAGGAATTCACCGTGCAGTGACACGTCCCTCTCATCGATTACCACCCTCTGCCCTTCCAGAACCTCCCTCGCTCTGTTGCACTCCTCGTACGTCTTCCGAACTCCCCCCAGAGACGTTGTGTAAAGCACTACCGCCTCCTCTCCCCCCGGCGGGCACTTCTCCGGGAACGAACTCAGCGGGTCCCGACTTATCTTCTCGTATGCTGAttccttttcttccttttgCCTCTCCATCCTGTCCCTCACTATGAAGATGTTGTCTTTCACCGGTTTGATTCTCACGCCTCCTTCTTCCGCTTCCTCTTCCTTTCCAGATGTTCTTATTGGTGCAGGCGGTGGTTGTTTATTgaactcctttttgttcaaCTTCCAGTTGGTGGTGGCAGCTTTGGTCAACTCTGGCCTGGGTTTGGGGTTTAACTTGGCGTCTAATTCTTCCAATGTGTGGAACGACATGGTCTTGCGGGGCTGTGGATGTGGATTTAGCTTTTGTGGCGGTTCCTCGGGCGGTTGTAAGGGCTTGTTGAGGTCTTGGAGGGCTTTGCTAACTTCGTCCCATGATTGGGGAGCTTCGGTTGAATCAAGCATGTTGAGCTTGTGGAGAATAGGGGTGGGCACGTGGGTGGGGATGGGCTTCTCGTCCTGATGGGTTTGGGGAGTGTTGTTGAGGTGCTTGAGCCATGGCTCCTCTATGGCGTTAATGTCGAACACAGCGAAGCTCGTCGGTGCTGGACGGTATACGCCTGCGTTGGCGGGGTCGATACCCTTTGAGGAGGCGCACCCCATCTTTGTTTTTCTCAGCGAATGAATGTCTCAGGAGATAAGGTATACTACTCCACAGAATAGATATAGGAACAAAAGTAGAGTATGTAATAGGAGTTGCAGTCACACGGTAATTTAATGAATGAATAAGTGAGTGAGCAAGCTAAGCAAGTAAGCATATTTGTCCACTGACTAATCTTGTCCTATCTATCTATCCCACATCAATACTTATCATATTTTACTCTTGTGTATATAATTTAGGAGATTGTTATGGTACTTGTAAAA
The genomic region above belongs to Arachis duranensis cultivar V14167 chromosome 3, aradu.V14167.gnm2.J7QH, whole genome shotgun sequence and contains:
- the LOC107479714 gene encoding uncharacterized protein At5g39865, with amino-acid sequence MGCASSKGIDPANAGVYRPAPTSFAVFDINAIEEPWLKHLNNTPQTHQDEKPIPTHVPTPILHKLNMLDSTEAPQSWDEVSKALQDLNKPLQPPEEPPQKLNPHPQPRKTMSFHTLEELDAKLNPKPRPELTKAATTNWKLNKKEFNKQPPPAPIRTSGKEEEAEEGGVRIKPVKDNIFIVRDRMERQKEEKESAYEKISRDPLSSFPEKCPPGGEEAVVLYTTSLGGVRKTYEECNRAREVLEGQRVVIDERDVSLHGEFLRELKEVLREEEQVRLPRVFVKGRYVGGLSELVELQETGRLRRILNASGVERGLGRQACGGCGGVRFVPCLDCGGSCKLPSKERCPNCNENGLVHCPACLSL